Proteins from a genomic interval of Sphingopyxis sp. QXT-31:
- a CDS encoding MFS transporter has product MTDVAAAADHGAAYQPTAKDIRMVIAASSAGTIFEWYDFFIYGTLAAIIGKAFFPSDNATLEILLVWAGFAVGFGFRPLGAVLFGFLGDRLGRKYTFLVTVTLMGIATAGVGMIPSAATIGIVAPIIVILLRVLQGLALGGEYGGAAVYVAEHSPPDKRGFYTSFIQASVVGGFVLSLIVVLGCKALMSDAVWESWGWRVPFLLSLILLAISLWMRLKLSESPVFQAMKAEGELAKNPLKESFTYPGNPRRIFVALFGIAAGLTVIWYTAMFSGLSFLKGPMKVDDTAAEIIVGFSAALGMGFFLWAGHISDKIGRKKPIVWGYAATLVLLFPLFWLMGSVGNPALTAAAEKAPVVVTGSLCDYDPFAQVQETACGKTLGELTKLGVPYSIVGSGSGFDSVKVTIGGREVAGEDPAVLKPALEAMGYDFEKQIPGPLGLAVIIAALLGLSALSGFTYGPVAALLSEMFPPHVRYSSLSIPYHLGTGYFGGFLPLIASFIIAKTGDAYAGLWYTWVVVLVAFLVSAFMLKDPVPGQWEKDAAAPSA; this is encoded by the coding sequence ATGACCGATGTAGCCGCGGCCGCCGACCATGGCGCCGCCTATCAGCCGACCGCGAAGGACATTCGCATGGTCATCGCCGCTTCGTCGGCGGGGACGATCTTCGAATGGTATGATTTTTTCATCTACGGCACGCTCGCGGCGATCATCGGCAAGGCCTTTTTCCCCAGCGACAATGCGACGCTCGAAATCCTGCTCGTGTGGGCGGGGTTCGCGGTCGGTTTCGGCTTCCGCCCGCTCGGCGCGGTGCTCTTCGGTTTCCTCGGCGACCGGCTCGGGCGCAAATATACCTTTCTCGTCACCGTCACTTTGATGGGCATCGCGACCGCCGGCGTCGGCATGATCCCCTCGGCGGCGACGATCGGCATCGTCGCGCCGATCATCGTGATCCTGCTCCGCGTGCTCCAGGGGCTCGCGCTCGGCGGCGAATATGGCGGCGCTGCGGTTTACGTCGCCGAGCATTCGCCCCCCGACAAGCGCGGCTTCTATACCAGCTTCATCCAGGCGAGCGTCGTCGGCGGTTTCGTTTTGAGCCTCATCGTCGTGCTCGGCTGCAAGGCGCTGATGTCCGACGCGGTGTGGGAAAGCTGGGGCTGGCGCGTGCCTTTCCTGCTCTCGCTGATCCTGCTCGCCATCTCGCTGTGGATGCGGCTCAAGCTCTCCGAAAGCCCGGTGTTCCAGGCAATGAAGGCCGAGGGCGAGCTCGCGAAGAACCCGCTCAAAGAAAGCTTCACCTATCCCGGCAACCCGCGGCGCATCTTCGTCGCGCTGTTCGGCATCGCCGCGGGGCTCACCGTGATCTGGTACACCGCGATGTTCTCGGGCCTGTCGTTCCTCAAGGGGCCGATGAAGGTCGACGATACGGCGGCCGAGATTATCGTCGGCTTCTCGGCTGCGCTCGGCATGGGCTTTTTCCTGTGGGCCGGACATATCTCCGACAAGATCGGGCGCAAGAAGCCGATCGTCTGGGGCTATGCCGCGACGCTGGTGCTGCTCTTCCCGCTCTTCTGGCTGATGGGCAGCGTCGGCAACCCCGCGCTCACCGCCGCCGCCGAAAAGGCACCCGTCGTCGTCACCGGCTCGCTCTGCGATTACGACCCCTTCGCGCAGGTCCAGGAAACCGCGTGCGGCAAGACGCTCGGCGAGCTCACCAAGCTCGGCGTGCCTTACAGCATCGTCGGCAGCGGCAGCGGCTTCGACAGCGTCAAGGTGACGATCGGCGGGCGCGAGGTCGCGGGCGAGGACCCCGCGGTGCTCAAACCCGCGCTCGAGGCGATGGGCTATGATTTCGAAAAGCAAATACCGGGCCCGCTCGGCCTCGCGGTGATTATCGCCGCCCTCCTCGGGCTCAGTGCGCTGTCGGGCTTCACCTACGGCCCCGTCGCAGCTTTGCTGTCCGAGATGTTCCCGCCGCATGTGCGCTATTCGTCGCTGTCGATCCCCTATCACCTCGGCACCGGCTATTTCGGCGGCTTCCTGCCGCTGATCGCGAGCTTCATCATCGCCAAGACCGGCGATGCCTATGCCGGGCTCTGGTACACTTGGGTCGTGGTGCTCGTGGCTTTCCTCGTCAGCGCCTTCATGCTCAAGGATCCGGTACCGGGGCAGTGGGAGAAGGACGCCGCGGCGCCGTCGGCCTGA
- a CDS encoding cyclase family protein, producing the protein MQFIDLSIPITNDVVSDPPVMRPKITYMTHENTWQQIAMFFPGLTQEDLPDGEGWAVESLTLSTHNGTHMDAPWHFHSTTDRGATPAPSIDEAPLDLFFRPGVKLDFSDRPAGHVVTAAEVEAELARIGHTLQPYEIVLVQSGAIYGTDNFTDQGCGMGEEATLYLTERGVQVVGTDAWSWDAPFSHTARRWAETRDPKIIWEGHKAGRIQPYYQIEKLTNLAALPPTGWTLSCFPVKIERASAGWIRAVALVDS; encoded by the coding sequence ATGCAGTTCATCGACCTCTCGATCCCGATCACCAATGACGTCGTTTCCGACCCGCCGGTGATGCGCCCGAAGATCACCTATATGACCCACGAAAATACGTGGCAGCAGATCGCGATGTTCTTCCCCGGCCTGACGCAGGAAGACCTGCCCGACGGCGAGGGCTGGGCGGTCGAGAGCCTGACGCTGAGCACGCACAACGGCACGCATATGGACGCGCCCTGGCATTTCCACTCGACCACCGATCGCGGCGCGACCCCGGCGCCGAGCATCGACGAGGCGCCGCTCGACCTCTTCTTCCGGCCGGGGGTCAAGCTCGATTTCTCGGATCGCCCCGCGGGGCATGTTGTGACCGCCGCGGAGGTGGAGGCCGAACTCGCGCGGATCGGCCACACGCTCCAGCCGTATGAAATCGTGCTCGTCCAGTCGGGCGCGATATACGGCACCGACAATTTTACCGACCAAGGCTGCGGCATGGGTGAGGAAGCGACGCTGTACCTCACGGAGCGCGGCGTTCAGGTCGTCGGCACCGACGCGTGGAGCTGGGACGCGCCGTTCAGCCACACCGCCAGGCGCTGGGCCGAGACGCGCGATCCCAAGATCATCTGGGAAGGCCATAAGGCGGGGCGCATCCAGCCCTATTACCAGATCGAAAAGCTCACCAACCTCGCCGCGCTGCCGCCGACGGGATGGACGTTGAGCTGCTTCCCGGTGAAGATCGAACGCGCGAGCGCGGGGTGGATCCGGGCGGTGGCGTTAGTGGATAGCTGA
- a CDS encoding MAPEG family protein gives MTLPVTAFVGAVCALLLLFTAILTVRQRLRLKAAFGDHGDAKLIAASRSHGNLAEYAPIIIILLGLLESARANHLALMAIGAIFLIGRVAHIVGLHTPSPPGKAPLGRQLGVLATFASLLVLGGWILWMLATVNL, from the coding sequence ATGACTTTACCGGTTACCGCGTTTGTCGGCGCCGTCTGCGCGCTGCTCCTGCTGTTCACGGCGATCCTGACCGTGCGCCAGCGGTTGCGGCTGAAGGCGGCGTTCGGCGACCATGGCGACGCCAAGCTGATCGCCGCGAGCCGCAGCCATGGCAATCTCGCCGAATATGCGCCGATCATCATCATCCTGCTCGGCCTGCTCGAAAGCGCGCGCGCCAATCATCTCGCGCTGATGGCGATCGGCGCGATCTTCCTGATCGGCCGCGTCGCGCATATCGTGGGGCTCCACACCCCGTCGCCGCCGGGAAAGGCGCCGCTGGGGCGCCAGCTCGGCGTGCTCGCGACCTTCGCCAGCCTGCTGGTGCTGGGTGGGTGGATATTGTGGATGCTAGCGACGGTGAACTTGTAG
- a CDS encoding tRNA-binding protein, translating to MHVNHDTDAGAAPEIAFDDFLKVDIRIGTIVEAEPFPEARKPAFKLRIDFGPAIGVKKSSAQIVDRYKLEELPGRQVAAVVNFPPRQIGKFMSEVLTLGFADDESAVVLFSPDRAVPNGSRLF from the coding sequence ATGCACGTCAATCACGACACCGACGCGGGCGCGGCGCCCGAAATCGCCTTCGACGATTTCCTCAAGGTCGATATCCGCATCGGCACCATCGTCGAGGCCGAACCCTTTCCCGAAGCGCGCAAACCCGCCTTCAAGCTCCGGATCGACTTCGGTCCCGCGATCGGGGTGAAGAAGAGCAGCGCGCAGATCGTCGATCGGTATAAGCTCGAAGAGCTGCCCGGACGGCAGGTTGCCGCGGTGGTCAATTTCCCGCCGCGCCAGATCGGCAAGTTCATGTCCGAGGTGCTGACTTTGGGCTTCGCCGACGACGAAAGCGCCGTCGTCCTCTTCTCCCCCGACCGTGCGGTGCCGAACGGTTCGCGGCTCTTCTAG
- a CDS encoding acetyl-CoA carboxylase biotin carboxylase subunit: protein MFKKILIANRGEIACRVIKTARRIGIATVAVYSDADARAPFVQMADEAVHIGASPAAESYLIADKIIAACKETGAEAVHPGYGFLSERTSFAEALAKENIAFIGPPVNAIAAMGDKIESKKLAMEAGVNVVPGFVGEIEDTEHAVRIADEIGYPVMMKASAGGGGKGMRLAYSEQDVREGFEATKREGLNSFGDDRVFIEKFILNPRHIEIQILGDQHGNILYLNERECSIQRRHQKVVEEAPSPFVTPKIRKAMGEQCVALAKAVGYYSAGTVELIVSGADPTGESFYFLEMNTRLQVEHPVTEAITGIDLVEQMIRVAAGEKLELKQEDVKLDGWAIENRVYAEDPYRGFLPSTGRLVRYRTPVPAWEGDERGDDGVRVDAGVEEGGEVSIFYDPMIAKLITWGATRDEAADLQVAALDRFELEGLGHNIDFLSAIMQHPRFRSGELTTGFIAEEYPEGFHGAGTDADVMRALAAIAGFMASAEADRARRTDGQLGDRLDPPAKWQVTIDGTPHKVKVGGKHIKVEGDAIDIALEYTPGDRLVVAEIDDSELAVKVAKTRTGWKMTTRGRIHEVRVLPWHVAPLASHMIEKVPPDLSKFLICPMPGLLVALHVGEGDKVEAGQPLATVEAMKMENILRAEKSGTVKTVNAAQGDSLAVDAVILEME, encoded by the coding sequence ATGTTCAAGAAAATCCTGATCGCCAACCGCGGCGAAATCGCCTGCCGCGTCATCAAGACCGCGCGCCGCATTGGCATCGCGACCGTCGCCGTCTATTCGGACGCCGACGCGCGCGCGCCTTTCGTCCAGATGGCCGACGAGGCGGTACATATCGGCGCGTCGCCCGCGGCGGAATCCTATCTGATCGCCGACAAGATCATCGCGGCCTGCAAGGAAACGGGCGCCGAGGCGGTGCATCCGGGCTATGGCTTCCTGTCCGAACGCACCAGCTTTGCGGAAGCGCTGGCGAAGGAAAATATCGCCTTCATCGGCCCCCCGGTGAACGCGATCGCCGCAATGGGCGACAAGATCGAGTCGAAGAAGCTCGCGATGGAAGCTGGCGTCAACGTCGTCCCCGGTTTCGTCGGCGAGATCGAGGATACCGAGCATGCGGTGCGCATCGCGGACGAGATCGGCTATCCGGTGATGATGAAGGCCTCGGCCGGCGGCGGCGGCAAGGGCATGCGCCTCGCCTATAGCGAGCAGGACGTCCGCGAGGGGTTTGAGGCGACCAAGCGCGAGGGGCTCAACAGCTTCGGCGACGACCGCGTGTTCATCGAGAAGTTCATCCTCAACCCGCGTCATATCGAAATCCAGATTCTCGGCGACCAGCATGGCAACATACTCTACCTCAACGAGCGCGAGTGCAGCATCCAGCGCCGCCACCAGAAGGTGGTCGAGGAAGCGCCGTCGCCCTTCGTCACGCCCAAGATACGCAAGGCGATGGGCGAGCAGTGCGTCGCGCTCGCCAAGGCGGTCGGCTATTACAGCGCGGGCACGGTCGAACTGATCGTGTCGGGCGCCGACCCGACGGGCGAGAGCTTCTATTTCCTCGAAATGAACACGCGGCTCCAGGTCGAGCATCCGGTGACCGAGGCGATCACCGGCATCGACCTGGTCGAACAGATGATCCGCGTCGCTGCCGGAGAGAAGCTCGAGCTCAAACAGGAGGACGTCAAGCTCGACGGCTGGGCGATCGAGAACCGCGTTTATGCCGAGGATCCGTACCGCGGCTTCCTGCCCTCGACCGGGCGGCTCGTGCGCTATCGCACCCCGGTGCCGGCGTGGGAGGGCGACGAGCGCGGCGACGACGGCGTGCGGGTCGATGCGGGGGTCGAGGAAGGGGGTGAGGTGTCGATCTTCTACGACCCGATGATCGCCAAGCTGATCACCTGGGGCGCGACGCGCGACGAAGCCGCCGACTTGCAGGTCGCGGCGCTCGACCGCTTCGAGCTCGAAGGGCTCGGCCACAATATCGACTTCCTGTCGGCGATCATGCAGCACCCGCGCTTCCGCTCGGGCGAGCTCACCACCGGCTTCATCGCCGAGGAATATCCCGAAGGCTTCCACGGCGCCGGGACCGACGCCGATGTGATGCGCGCGCTCGCCGCGATCGCGGGCTTCATGGCCAGCGCCGAGGCCGACCGCGCGCGGCGCACCGACGGCCAGCTCGGCGACCGGCTCGATCCGCCCGCCAAATGGCAGGTGACGATCGACGGTACGCCGCACAAGGTCAAGGTCGGCGGCAAGCATATCAAGGTCGAGGGCGATGCCATCGACATCGCGCTGGAATATACGCCGGGCGACCGGCTGGTGGTGGCCGAGATCGACGACAGCGAACTGGCGGTGAAGGTCGCCAAGACGCGCACCGGCTGGAAGATGACGACCCGCGGGCGCATTCACGAGGTCCGCGTGCTGCCTTGGCACGTCGCGCCGCTGGCCTCGCACATGATCGAGAAGGTGCCGCCCGACCTGTCGAAATTCCTCATCTGTCCGATGCCGGGGCTGCTGGTGGCGCTGCACGTCGGCGAGGGCGACAAGGTCGAAGCCGGCCAGCCGCTCGCGACGGTCGAGGCGATGAAGATGGAGAATATCCTGCGCGCCGAGAAATCGGGGACGGTGAAGACCGTCAACGCGGCGCAGGGCGACAGCCTGGCGGTCGATGCGGTGATATTGGAGATGGAGTAA
- a CDS encoding lysozyme inhibitor LprI family protein codes for MMLMSLMLLAAAAQEPEVDCDNPQYQVEMNFCAGKDYDAADAALNAQYKLTVAALKARDKDIDRSYDSQPTHYETLLAAQRAWLTYRDQHCLSESFAARGGSMAPMLHSGCMARLTKERTAELKELADEQ; via the coding sequence ATGATGCTGATGTCGTTGATGCTGCTCGCCGCCGCGGCGCAGGAGCCCGAGGTCGACTGCGACAACCCGCAATATCAGGTCGAGATGAACTTCTGCGCGGGCAAGGATTATGACGCCGCCGACGCCGCGCTCAACGCGCAGTACAAGCTGACCGTCGCGGCGCTGAAGGCGCGCGACAAGGATATCGACCGCAGCTACGACAGCCAGCCGACGCATTATGAGACTTTGCTCGCGGCGCAGCGCGCCTGGCTGACCTATCGCGACCAGCACTGCCTCTCCGAAAGCTTCGCCGCGCGCGGCGGCAGCATGGCGCCGATGCTGCACAGCGGCTGCATGGCGCGGCTGACCAAGGAACGGACGGCGGAGCTGAAAGAGCTGGCCGACGAACAATGA
- the bioB gene encoding biotin synthase BioB yields the protein MTRTDWTREEIAELFDLPFDELMWEAQGVHRRHHARGEVQLCTLLSIKTGGCVEDCGYCSQSKHADSGLKATKLMDVRAVLQAAAQAKDAGSQRFCMGAAWRNPKDRDMPAIVEMIEGVRQMGMETCMTLGMLSKEQAQTLAVAGLDYYNHNIDTSPENYGNIITTRTFQERLDTLEEVRSAGINVCSGGIVGMGETRADRVGFIYALATLPEHPGSVPINALVPVKGTVLGDMLADTPLAKIDDIEFVRTVAVARITMPRSMVRLSAGRESMSEATQALCFMAGANSIFTGDKLLTTGNRGDSADAALFAKLGIVPMVSEEPMRMEAAE from the coding sequence ATGACCCGTACCGACTGGACCCGCGAGGAAATCGCCGAGCTGTTCGACCTGCCGTTCGACGAACTGATGTGGGAGGCGCAGGGGGTGCATCGCCGCCATCACGCGCGCGGCGAAGTTCAGCTGTGCACCCTTCTGTCGATCAAGACCGGCGGCTGCGTCGAGGATTGCGGCTATTGCTCGCAGTCGAAGCACGCCGACAGCGGGCTGAAGGCGACCAAGCTGATGGACGTGCGCGCGGTGCTGCAGGCGGCGGCGCAGGCGAAGGATGCGGGCTCGCAGCGTTTCTGCATGGGCGCCGCCTGGCGCAACCCCAAGGACCGCGACATGCCCGCGATCGTCGAGATGATCGAGGGCGTCCGCCAGATGGGCATGGAAACCTGCATGACGCTCGGCATGCTCAGCAAGGAGCAGGCGCAGACGCTCGCCGTGGCGGGGCTCGACTATTACAATCACAATATCGACACCTCGCCGGAAAATTACGGCAATATCATCACGACGCGGACGTTTCAGGAGCGGCTCGACACGCTGGAGGAAGTGCGCAGCGCCGGGATCAACGTGTGCAGCGGCGGCATCGTGGGCATGGGCGAGACACGCGCCGACCGCGTCGGATTTATTTACGCGCTCGCGACCCTGCCCGAACATCCGGGGAGCGTGCCGATCAACGCGCTGGTGCCGGTGAAGGGCACGGTGCTTGGCGACATGCTGGCGGATACGCCGCTGGCCAAGATCGACGACATCGAGTTCGTCCGCACCGTTGCGGTGGCGCGGATCACCATGCCGCGGAGCATGGTGCGGCTGTCGGCGGGGCGCGAGAGCATGTCGGAGGCGACGCAGGCGCTCTGCTTCATGGCGGGCGCGAACAGCATCTTCACCGGCGACAAATTGCTGACGACCGGCAACCGCGGGGACAGCGCCGATGCGGCCTTGTTCGCGAAGCTCGGCATCGTGCCGATGGTGAGCGAAGAACCGATGCGGATGGAAGCGGCCGAATAG
- the scpA gene encoding methylmalonyl-CoA mutase, producing MTDKPTLDQWAAAAAKEVKGKDLTWHTAEGIDVKPLYTADDVTADPGLPGFAPFTRGVRASMYAGRPWTIRQYAGFSTAEESNAFYRRNLAAGQKGLSVAFDLATHRGYDSDHPRVVGDVGKAGVAIDSVEDMKILFDGIPLDQMSVSMTMNGAVIPILAFFIVAGEEQGVDRKLLDGTIQNDILKEFMVRNTYIYPPEPSMRIISDIFGYTSREMPKFNSISISGYHMQEAGATQVQELAFTIADGMEYVKYGVASGLDIDKFAGRLSFFFAIGMNFFMEIAKLRAARVLWHRAMTTLGAQDERSKMLRTHCQTSGVSLTEQDPYNNVMRTTIEAMAAMLGGTQSLHTNALDEAIALPTDFSARIARNTQIVIQEETGMTKVVDPLGGSYYVEALTQELVDKAQEIIDRVQSEGGMAKAVAAGWPKAMIETAAAARQARVDRGDDVIVGVNKYRLKDEDLLETLEVDNAKVREGQIARINKTKAGRDEAACQAALKALRDAAAGEQSIENNLLAHAVEAARARATLGEISSAMEESFDRYGTQPTPVKGVYAAPYEGDARWQQVLDGVAAVERRMGRKPKLLVAKMGQDGHDRGANIIASAFGDMGFDVVSGPLFQTPDETVVLALEAQVDVVGASSLAAGHKTLIPELIGKLREAGRNDIKVIAGGVIPPQDYDYLRDAGVQGIYGPGSNVVECAADVLRLLGHNMPPLEDAA from the coding sequence ATGACCGACAAACCCACCCTCGACCAATGGGCCGCCGCCGCTGCCAAGGAAGTGAAGGGCAAGGACCTCACCTGGCACACCGCCGAGGGGATCGACGTGAAGCCGCTCTACACGGCCGATGACGTGACCGCCGACCCCGGCCTGCCCGGCTTCGCGCCGTTCACGCGCGGGGTGCGGGCGTCGATGTATGCGGGGCGGCCGTGGACGATCCGGCAATATGCGGGTTTCTCGACCGCCGAGGAATCGAACGCCTTCTATCGCCGCAACCTTGCCGCGGGGCAGAAGGGGCTGTCGGTCGCCTTCGATCTCGCGACGCACCGCGGTTATGACAGCGACCATCCGCGCGTCGTCGGCGACGTCGGCAAGGCCGGGGTCGCGATCGACAGCGTCGAGGATATGAAGATCCTGTTCGACGGCATCCCGCTCGACCAGATGTCGGTGTCGATGACGATGAACGGCGCGGTGATCCCGATCCTCGCCTTCTTCATCGTCGCGGGCGAGGAGCAGGGGGTCGATCGCAAGCTGCTCGACGGGACGATCCAGAACGACATCCTCAAGGAGTTCATGGTCCGCAACACCTATATCTATCCGCCCGAGCCTAGCATGCGGATCATCTCGGACATCTTCGGCTACACCAGCCGCGAGATGCCGAAGTTCAACAGCATCTCGATCAGCGGCTATCATATGCAGGAAGCCGGCGCGACGCAGGTGCAGGAATTGGCCTTCACCATCGCCGACGGCATGGAATATGTGAAATATGGCGTGGCGTCGGGGCTCGACATCGACAAATTCGCCGGGCGGCTGAGCTTCTTTTTTGCGATCGGCATGAATTTCTTCATGGAAATCGCCAAGCTGCGCGCGGCGCGGGTGCTGTGGCACCGCGCGATGACCACCCTGGGCGCGCAGGACGAGCGGTCGAAGATGCTGCGCACGCATTGCCAGACGTCGGGCGTCTCGCTGACCGAACAGGACCCGTATAACAATGTGATGCGCACGACGATCGAGGCGATGGCGGCGATGCTGGGCGGGACGCAGAGCCTGCACACCAACGCGCTCGACGAAGCGATCGCGCTGCCGACCGATTTTTCCGCCCGCATCGCGCGCAATACCCAGATCGTCATCCAGGAAGAGACGGGGATGACCAAGGTCGTCGATCCGCTCGGCGGCAGCTATTATGTCGAGGCGCTGACGCAGGAACTGGTCGACAAGGCGCAGGAGATCATCGACCGTGTCCAGTCCGAAGGCGGGATGGCGAAGGCGGTCGCGGCGGGCTGGCCCAAGGCGATGATCGAGACCGCCGCCGCCGCGCGGCAGGCGCGCGTCGATCGGGGCGACGATGTGATCGTCGGGGTGAACAAATATCGGCTGAAGGACGAGGACCTGCTCGAAACGCTCGAGGTCGATAACGCCAAGGTGCGCGAGGGCCAGATCGCGCGGATCAACAAGACCAAAGCGGGCCGCGACGAAGCCGCGTGCCAGGCGGCGCTGAAGGCGCTGCGCGATGCCGCGGCGGGCGAGCAGTCGATCGAGAACAACCTCCTGGCCCATGCGGTGGAAGCCGCGCGGGCCCGCGCGACGCTCGGCGAAATTTCGTCGGCGATGGAGGAAAGCTTCGACCGTTACGGCACCCAACCGACCCCGGTGAAGGGCGTCTATGCCGCGCCCTATGAGGGCGATGCACGCTGGCAGCAGGTGCTCGACGGCGTCGCCGCGGTCGAACGCCGCATGGGGCGCAAACCCAAATTGCTCGTCGCCAAGATGGGGCAGGACGGCCACGACCGCGGCGCCAACATTATCGCCTCGGCCTTCGGCGACATGGGTTTCGACGTCGTCTCGGGGCCCTTATTCCAGACGCCCGACGAAACCGTTGTGCTGGCGCTCGAAGCGCAAGTCGACGTCGTTGGCGCGTCGAGTCTCGCCGCGGGGCACAAGACGCTGATCCCCGAACTGATCGGCAAGCTGCGCGAAGCCGGCCGCAACGACATCAAGGTGATCGCGGGGGGCGTCATCCCGCCGCAGGATTACGACTATCTGCGCGACGCCGGGGTGCAGGGAATTTACGGCCCCGGATCGAATGTCGTCGAGTGCGCGGCCGACGTGCTGCGCCTGCTCGGCCACAATATGCCGCCGCTGGAGGATGCCGCTTGA
- a CDS encoding glutathione S-transferase family protein has protein sequence MIFYDSPNPAPNPRRVRIFAAEKGIDLPSETISIVAGEHKAPAFLAINPRGQTPALKLDDGSVLTESVAICRYLEALHPGAPLFGTTPAEIGAIEMWIRRIELVLMEPIGKVWVHTHPFTARLPIQRFPDYGETNRPRALDAFAMCDAALANSPWLAGEAFSMADILLLATVDFAAFIGIPLPEDLVHLRAWHDRMSARPSAQA, from the coding sequence ATGATCTTCTACGACAGCCCCAATCCCGCGCCCAATCCGCGCCGCGTCCGCATCTTCGCGGCGGAGAAGGGCATCGACCTGCCGAGCGAGACGATCTCAATCGTCGCCGGCGAGCATAAGGCGCCGGCCTTTCTCGCAATCAATCCGCGCGGCCAGACGCCGGCGCTCAAGCTCGACGACGGATCGGTGCTGACCGAGAGCGTGGCGATCTGCCGTTATCTCGAGGCGCTGCATCCGGGCGCGCCGCTGTTCGGCACGACCCCGGCCGAGATCGGGGCGATCGAAATGTGGATCCGCCGTATCGAGCTGGTGCTGATGGAGCCGATCGGCAAGGTCTGGGTGCACACCCATCCCTTTACCGCGCGCCTGCCGATCCAGCGCTTTCCCGACTATGGCGAGACCAACCGCCCGCGCGCGCTCGACGCTTTTGCGATGTGCGATGCGGCGCTCGCCAATTCGCCCTGGCTGGCGGGCGAGGCGTTCAGCATGGCCGATATCCTGCTGCTCGCCACCGTCGATTTCGCCGCCTTCATCGGCATCCCGCTCCCCGAAGACCTCGTCCATCTGCGCGCCTGGCACGACCGCATGTCGGCCCGGCCCAGCGCGCAGGCCTGA
- the mce gene encoding methylmalonyl-CoA epimerase: MKLGRLNHIGVATPSIADSIVFYRDVMGATKIHDPFDLPEQGVKVCFVDTPGADGALNGTQIELIEPLPGNESIAGFLQKNPAGGQHHMCYEVPDIHAAKAAFEGMGKRVLGEPRIGAHGTLIFFLHPKDMGGVLTEIMETPKGGH; this comes from the coding sequence ATGAAACTGGGACGTTTGAACCATATCGGCGTCGCGACGCCGTCGATCGCCGACAGCATCGTCTTCTACCGCGACGTGATGGGCGCGACGAAGATCCACGACCCCTTCGACCTGCCCGAGCAGGGCGTCAAAGTGTGCTTCGTCGATACGCCCGGCGCCGATGGCGCGCTGAACGGCACACAGATCGAGCTGATCGAGCCATTGCCGGGCAATGAATCGATCGCGGGTTTCCTGCAGAAGAACCCCGCAGGAGGCCAGCATCATATGTGCTACGAGGTGCCCGACATCCATGCCGCCAAGGCCGCGTTCGAGGGCATGGGCAAGCGCGTGCTCGGCGAGCCGCGGATCGGCGCGCACGGGACCCTGATCTTCTTCCTGCACCCCAAGGACATGGGCGGCGTGCTGACCGAGATCATGGAGACGCCGAAGGGCGGTCACTGA